From the Thermosynechococcus sp. genome, the window AGCGCGGTGTTGAATGCCCCTGCAGGGAGGCAGGCCAGCCTTCAGGCTATGGACAAAAAGCTGGATATTCCCATTGCCACCAGTAGCAAGCAGTTTCAAAGACTGAAAAGACTGAGAACAAAATTGATGCAGTAGAGGCAAGCTGGAGCAATGTATTGGTGGGGGCAAGCACAATTGGGCCAGGGGATTAGACAGTAGAAGCCACATTAAAGGATATTTTCAGCGGCAGGCTAGAACAGATGCAAGAGTAGGGGGGTCTTGGCTGCGCTTTTGCTGGCTACCCTTGGGTGACTGCCAAACCTCCTCTGCGCCATAACGATGTTTTGAGAGCGGACGATGGGACTCGAACCCACGACGTTCAGCTTGGGAAGCTGACATTCTACCACTGAATTACGTCCGCAGTCTTGCAATCTATAATCTTAGCACGAACTGTCCGGCTGGCGATGGTGTTCGACCGTAATGATGGTATGTACATTGCCACGGGGGGCAAAGTCCCCTTTGATTTTCATGTAGAGGGGGTCACAGGCAGCCACAAGATCATCGAGAACTTGATTCACAGCTTCTTCGTGGGAAATGTAGCGATCGCGATAACTGTTGATGTACAGCTTAATGGCCTTCAGTTCCACCACCTTTTCATGGGGAATATAGCTGACATAGAGGGTCGCAAAGTCAGGATAGCCTGAAAATGGACACTTGCAGGTAAACTCCGGCAGGGTAATCTCAATAGTGTATTGCCGACCGGGACGGGGGTTGGGAAATGTAATCAGTCGGCCTTCTTGAATGGCGCGTTCGCCGTACTTCATTTCTGATACTTGCATTGTTTACTTCCAACAGGTTGAGAATGAATAGAAGATTTTCTGTGGACCATAACTAAAGTTTATCAAGATTTAAGTTGTTCGCCCCTCGACACCAAGGTTGCAGGGTGAAAATAGGGTGGAGAGTTTGTTGAGGCGAGAGTCCTATGGAACGGTATCAGCCAAATGGAACCCCTCTCTCAGAGGCCGATAAAGCAGAACTCGCCAAACTAAAGGAACTACTAGAGCGAGCGATCGCTGACGGGGTACTGACCGCTGACGAAATGGGCCAGATCAAGCAACAAATTCGTGCCGACGGCAAAGTGACCTATGAAGAGCTAGAGCTTTACCGCCAGCTTGTGGAGGAGCAAATCCGTCAAGGGCTGTTGGTGCGGGAAATCTGCTAACGCCCTAGACTTTGTAGGGAATGTTGGTGTCCTGAAAGGAGTGGGCTGGATCCAATCCCATCAGGATGACGGTGTCAATGACATGGATAATACCGTTCTCCGCTTCTATGTCGGCAGCAAGAACCGTGGCGTTTTTCACCTCAAGGGGATTATCACCATGAATAGGAATGGTGGAACCTTCGAGGGAAGTGACGGTGCCCATCCTTTTCAGGTCTGCTGCTTTGTAGGCACCAGCAACCACATGGTACTTGAGAATCCGCCCTAACTGGGGAGGATTTTGCACAAGGGAGGTAATGGTGCCATCGGGCAACTTGGCGAAGGCGTCATCATTGGGGGCAAACACTGTAAAAGGTCCCGGCGACTGTAGGGCTTCCACCAGATTGGCCACTTTTACAGCAGTGACTAGTGTGGAAAAGCCGGGAGTATTCACTGCAATATCAACGATGGTTGCCATAAAAGTGTGCCCCAAAACTGCGATGAGAATAGACAACAATGATTTGCGATCGCCCCATTGATCAAAAAGACGAGAACTATAACAAACGCTAGAATTAGCATACTGAACCCGGGTCCTAGGCGCTAGCGATCGCTGGCGTTAGCCAGATAGGGAAATTTAATTATGGCAATCGCGTCCGTTAATCCCACAACTGCTGAGGTCTTAAAAACCTTTTCTCCCTTGGGGGCTGAGGAAGTGGAGAAAGCCATTGCCCAAGCGGCGATGGCCTTTGAGACCTATCGCCTGACATCCTTTGAACAGCGTGGCCAGTGGCTAGGAAACACGGCAAATCTCCTGCAACAGCAGCGGGAGGCTCTTGCTCGCCTTATGACCCTTGAGATGGGCAAACCGATTACAGAGGCCCGGGCTGAAATTGACAAATGTGCGTGGGTTTGTCGTTACTATGCCGAGCAGGGGGCAACTTTCCTGCAGCCTGAATTCATTCCTACGGAGGCAAGCTACAGCGCCATTCATTACCAGCCCCTTGGCATTATTCTGGCGGTGATGCCGTGGAATTTTCCCTTTTGGCAGGTATTTCGTTTTGCGGCACCGGCTTTAATGGCGGGGAATGTGGCTCTGCTCAAGCATGCTTCTAATGTGCCGCAGTGCGCACTGGCGATCGCTCATCTGTTGAGTGAAGCGGGCTTTCCTGAAGGGGTCTTTCAAACCCTGCTGATCCCTGGCAGTGCTGTTGCTGATCTGGTGGCGGATCCACGGATTAAGGCGGCTACCCTCACCGGCAGCGAAGCAGCGGGCAAAAGTCTCGCCCAAGCAGCGGGTCAGCACCTCAAGAAAACGGTTCTAGAACTGGGGGGGAGTGATCCTTTTATTGTGATGCCCAGCGCCAATATCTCCCAGGCGATCGCCACCGCGGTCCAAGCGCGCATGATTAACAATGGCCAGTCCTGCATTGCCGCCAAACGCTTTATTGTCCATGAGGCGGTCTATGACACCTTTGCCGAGGGTATGAAAGCTGCCTTTGAGTCCTGGGTAATTGGTGATCCCTTGGCACCCACCACCCAACTCGGCCCCCTGGCCACTGCCGCCATTCGCGATGAGCTCCACGCCCAAGTTGCACTCGCCCTGAGTCATGGTGCCAAGGTATTTTACCGCCGCTCTCTAGATCTGCCGACCCAGCAGGGGTATTTCTTTGCGCCGACAATTTTGACAGAGGTAACTCCCGATAACCCCGTATTTACCCAAGAGCTGTTTGGGCCTGTGGCCGTGCTCTTTCGGGTATCGTCCCTGACTGCGGCAATTCAACTGGCCAATGCCACACCCTTTGGTTTAGGCGCCAGTGCTTGGACACAAAGGGAGGAGGAAGCGGCGTTACTGGTGCGGGATCTGGAAGCTGGGGTTGTCTTTATTAACGGAATGGTCAAGTCTGATCCCCGTCTGCCCTTTGGGGGGATGAAGACCTCCGGCTATGGCCGTGAACTGGGACGGGCAGGACTTTTGGAATTTGTTAACATCAAAACCGTTTGTCGCTGGGGCTAACGGACAGCGTAGAATTGCCATTCGCGATCGCCTTTCAGTTCCAGAACGTGGGTGTGATACTGCAGCAGGCTCTCACGGTGGCCTACACTGATGTAGCTGCGAGTAATGCGCTGAATATGGGCATAAACCCGTTTTTCGTTGGCTAAGTCGAGGGCACTGGTGGCTTCATCTAAAATGGCGTAGGGGCGCTGATTGAGTAGGAGGCGAGCGATTGCCAGTCGTTGCTGCTCCCCAAGAGACAGCACATCATCCCA encodes:
- the queF gene encoding preQ(1) synthase; translation: MQVSEMKYGERAIQEGRLITFPNPRPGRQYTIEITLPEFTCKCPFSGYPDFATLYVSYIPHEKVVELKAIKLYINSYRDRYISHEEAVNQVLDDLVAACDPLYMKIKGDFAPRGNVHTIITVEHHRQPDSSC
- a CDS encoding fasciclin domain-containing protein; this translates as MATIVDIAVNTPGFSTLVTAVKVANLVEALQSPGPFTVFAPNDDAFAKLPDGTITSLVQNPPQLGRILKYHVVAGAYKAADLKRMGTVTSLEGSTIPIHGDNPLEVKNATVLAADIEAENGIIHVIDTVILMGLDPAHSFQDTNIPYKV
- a CDS encoding NAD-dependent succinate-semialdehyde dehydrogenase is translated as MAIASVNPTTAEVLKTFSPLGAEEVEKAIAQAAMAFETYRLTSFEQRGQWLGNTANLLQQQREALARLMTLEMGKPITEARAEIDKCAWVCRYYAEQGATFLQPEFIPTEASYSAIHYQPLGIILAVMPWNFPFWQVFRFAAPALMAGNVALLKHASNVPQCALAIAHLLSEAGFPEGVFQTLLIPGSAVADLVADPRIKAATLTGSEAAGKSLAQAAGQHLKKTVLELGGSDPFIVMPSANISQAIATAVQARMINNGQSCIAAKRFIVHEAVYDTFAEGMKAAFESWVIGDPLAPTTQLGPLATAAIRDELHAQVALALSHGAKVFYRRSLDLPTQQGYFFAPTILTEVTPDNPVFTQELFGPVAVLFRVSSLTAAIQLANATPFGLGASAWTQREEEAALLVRDLEAGVVFINGMVKSDPRLPFGGMKTSGYGRELGRAGLLEFVNIKTVCRWG